One Belonocnema kinseyi isolate 2016_QV_RU_SX_M_011 chromosome 6, B_treatae_v1, whole genome shotgun sequence genomic region harbors:
- the LOC117174864 gene encoding nuclear receptor-binding factor 2-like, with translation MIENSLLLPSIMDTSALNTAHENERRAEALLREGKFEEAARCHKRVANLLTEAHSQLEARKLEKNFFNPRSDSSLESLALQRDYHNRQASIVRMKQVRYEEYKATLESQRRDFFHAKEVNKRFYEDSVNEILGEKCEFSLRKAIYRTIEEQDSLLNVLELPHIEKDKENHAYKHPKDTGTVIEELRTVNCQLRSLVGSLLSQLEAKENQVKQLTERLHAFSVDTCEEMHADDSHSFHLAPLPPLTPLEMPRFDFTST, from the exons GCACATGAAAACGAGAGAAGAGCAGAGGCACTCCTACGTGAGGGCAAGTTTGAAGAGGCAGCAAGATGCCATAAAAGAGTAGCGAACCTCTTGACCGAAGCACACTCTCAACTAGAAGCTCGAAAACtggagaagaatttttttaaccctcGCTCGGATTCTTCACTAGAGTCTCTTGCTCTACAACGAGATTATCACAACAGGCAGGCCAGCATAGTTAg GATGAAGCAAGTGCGGTATGAAGAGTACAAAGCGACACTGGAATCACAAAGACGAGACTTCTTTCATGCGAAAGAGGTTAACAAGCGATTTTATGAAGACAGTGTGAATGAAATTTTGGGAGAAAAGTGTGAATTTTCATTAAGGAAAGCAATTTATAGAACTATTGAGGAACAAGATAGTCTTTTAAATGTACTCGAGTTACCACATATAGAAAAAGACAAAGAAAACCACGCGTATAAACACCCTAAGGATACAGGAACTGTCATCGAAGAATTGCGAACCGTCAACTGCCAACTTAGGTCTCTTGTAGGCAGTTTGCTCAGCCAACTGGAGGCTAAAGAAAATCAAGTTAAACAACTGACCGAGCGTTTACATGCTTTTTCCGTCGATACTTGTGAAGAAATGCACGCCGATGACTCACATTCCTTTCATTTGGCACCTCTTCCACCTTTGACCCCACTCGAAATGCCACGATTCGATTTTACTTCGACTTGA